The genomic segment CGGTACGCCGCGCACCACGTCGCGATGCTGCAGGTGATGACCATGCGCGCCGCCGGCGCCATGGCGGTCAACCCCATGGTCGACATGCAACTCGTCACCGCCAAAGACTACCGCAAGACCGACCCGAAGGTGAGCATCTACATCCAGGCCTACCTGCGTCTGTCCGCCGAACTGCGCCGGTTCATTAAGTCCCTCGAGACCAAGACCACGACCCGCGTCGAACTTCCGAAACAACATGACCACCTGCGCCGCGCCTCGCACGACACCTCCCTCCTGCCCGAAGACCAGGCGGAAATCCATGAACACCGTCTGCCGACGATGCAGCGCGCATTCCCGGTCCTTCGGGACGCGTCCTACGAGGCCCGAAACGGATCGAAGAAAAAAGCGCGTGAGCTGCTGGACAAAGCGAAACAGATCGACACGAGCTACATCGCGAATCTTCTGGATCCCCTCGGCCCCTTCTGGGACACCACCTATGAATCGCTACTACCCCTCACTAAAGGACCGTGACCCTGTGGAATACGGCGGAGCGGCTAACAGCCCGTGGCAAAAGTCCAAATACCGCAATTTGTCGCGTCCCGCTCTCTGTGGCGGGCGCGAATTTGGGCCGAACTTGGCCTCTCCGCGTTTCGCCCGGCGCGGAGACCGGGCGCTACAGGACTTTTGCCACGGGCTGCTAAACTGAGAACTCCGCTTCAGCCAATTACGTACGTGGACGACCCCCGGAATCGCCCGCTCCAATTGGAATCCCCGGCGTGGATTCGTAATATGAGTGGGGTTTGCGCGATCCAACCATAAAGACGCACGCGCGACGTGCATGAGGGAGACGTAGCGATGTCGAAGAAGCAGGATGTGACCCGCAGAGATTTCATTCGGGGGGCGGCAAAGGCGGCAGCAGGCGTGACGGCGGGAGCCGCCGCGGCGCAGACGGCGCAGGCGTCGCCGGAGGTGTTCAAACGGATTCTGCCGCAGACGATTATCGGCGCGAACGAAAAAATCCGTACGGGCCACATTGGCGTGGGCGGCATGGGCACGCGCAACCTGCAAATCGTCATGAACCGCGACGCGCAGGACATCCAGCCGATTATGGTGTGCGATCTGTTCCCGACCTATACGAAGCGCGCAGTACAGTTGGTGTCGAAGGGCGTGGGCAAGGGCGGGTTCGATCCGCCCACCGAAACCGCCAAGTTCGAGGAGGTCATTGCGAACAAGGACGTGGACGCCGTGGTCGTCGTGACGCCGGACCATTGGCACACCATCCCGACGTTGATGGCGATTGATGCGGGCAAGGACGTGTATTGCGAGAAGCCGTTGTGCGCGACGATTGAAGAAGCCATCGCCGTGCGCGACAAGGTGAAGAACTCTAAGCAGGTCTATCAGTCGGGCACGATTCAGCGCAGCGGCAAGTACTTTCAGGAAGCCGTCGAGATGATCAAGAGCGGCTACATCGGCAAAGTGGGCCGCGTCGAATGTTGGAACCACGACGAGAGCACCATCGAGGGTATCGGCAACCCGACGGATCCAAAACCCGAATGGCTCGATTGGGACAGGTATATCGGCTGGACGCCGAAAGTCGAGTACAACAAGAACCGGTACATCTACAATTTCCGCTGGTTCACCGATTACTCCGGCGGAAAAATCACGGACTGGGGCACGCACCTGCTCGATATTGCCATCTGGGCGATGGGACAGGACAAGCAGCCGAAGAACGTCACGGCGTCGAGCGGTAACCTCATCCTCGCGGACAACCGCACAACACCGGACACGCTCGACGTGTTCTGGGAGTTCGACGATTACATCCTCAGTTTCTCGAATCGCGCGTGGAGCCCGGATTGGTGGTACGACCAGGTGGGCGAGAAGAAGGTGCCGAGCCCGGGCCACGGAATCTTTTTCCACGGCACGCTGGGCACGATGCGCGTGGATCGTCTCGGCTACGCGGTCTATCCGTTCGGCGCGAACAGCAAGCTCGGCAAGGCCGAGCCGAAATCCGTGCGCGACGCGCTCGAGGGCGACATGAATGTCGCGCATTGGCAGAACTTCGCGGACTGCGTGCGCTCGCGCCAGTCTCCGATCTGCAATATTGATGTTGCGTTCCAGACCGCGGTCATTTGCCTTACGGGCAAGTGCGCCTATCTCGCGAACCAGAAATTGCAGTGGGACGCGAACGCGCTGAAGTTCGCCGGGAAGGATGCGGACGCGGTGAAGGTGGCGAATGAGTGGGCGTACCGGCCGTATCAGAACGGGTGGAGTTTGAAGGCGCCGTATATGGCGTAGATATGGGAATCTCAAATTTGAAATTTGAAATTTGAAATTAGAGATTTGAGATTTGAGAGCTTGGGGGTGCGCATCGCACGCCATGAGCGTGCACGGAAAGGCAGGGCCATGTTGAAGGTGACGTTCGGAATTGCAGTCGCGCTGATCGTTTCGCTCGCGGCGTTCGCGGAAACGCCCGCGCCGGCGGAGGCGACGGGAAAGATGTCGGCTGAGGAACAGGCGGACGGGTTCAAGCCGTTGTTCAACGGCAAGGATCTCGACGGCTGGTGGATTCGCGGGACGAACAAGGACGCGTATCAGGTGAAGGACGGGAACCTGCTCGTGACGGGCGCGGAAGGCGGGGACTGGATCTTCACGAACGACGAGTACGGCGACTTCGTGCTGCGCTACGAGTATCGTTGCGTCAGCGGCGAGGGGAATTCGGGAGTGTGTATCCGCGCACCGAAGGAAGGCAACCCTGCGTTCGCCGGCATCGAGATTCAGGTGTTGCGTCCGGGTTGGGAAGTCCCGTACCAGCGCTCCGGCTCCCTGTACCACACCGTCGCGCCGACGGTCGAGGCGGACAAGAAGTTTGGCGAATGGAACAGCGTCGAGGTGTATGCGAACGGCGCGAACATCCGCACGACTATGAACGGCACGGTGATCTACGATGTGCAGATTACCGACTTCACGAAGGAAAAACTCGAGAAGGAAGCCGTACCCGACGATTGGCGCAAGCCGCTCGACGATCGGCCGCTGAAAGGATACATCGGCTTGCAGGACCATTCCGATTCGGTCGAGTTCCGCAACATGCGCGTGAAGTCGCTCGACAAGGGCACGGTCAAGGACAAGAAGAAGGACTAACCGGGGATGCTTCATCGGGTCCAACGAGAAACTTCGCGGCTATCGCGGCGCGCTTTCTTAGGCGCGGCGGCGATTGGCTCGGCGGCCATCGGTGTTGGCGCACGCGCGGCGATCCCCACGGAACGCCGTTGGGCCGCGGTGCGCGGCGTCGTCGCAAGCGGGATAATTGGCTCGGTGCGCGTAGCCAGCGCCATCGTCCCGCTGGATGGCGACGCGGGCCTGCATGACGCGCAGCGCGAATGGCACGGGAAGCAGTTGCCGGCGGCGGTCGCCGAGTGCCTTGACGGTTTGTTCGGCGCGCTCGCACTGCAACGTCCGGCGGCGATGAACACGGCCGCCTACGCCGGCACGTTCTCGATAACGTGCGTTACGGAGGACGGGCGCCGGGTCGCAATTGCCGGGGTGGCGTCATCGCCATTCTCGATGACGGTCCGCGGGACCGCAGGCTCGCTGCGTACGAGCAATCGCAGAATCCAGATCGAATCGCAGGGACGCTGGCGGGAAGTACGGTTTTGATCGCACGACTCGCGCAGCTCGATTATTCGCAATACACAATGCTCGAGCGATCGGCCGGTTGACGATGGAAAAGCGCGTACTGCTCGATATTCTTCCGCAGCCGGACGAGACAACCTGCGGCCCGACGTGTCTCCACGCTATCTACGGGTTCTACGACGACCGCATCAAGCTGCCGGCGGTCATCAAGGAAACGACCATGCTCGAGGAAGGGGGCACGCTTGCGGCCTATCTTGCGAGGCACGCGCTCGAACGCGGGTATGACGCGGCGATCTATACGTACAACCTGCGCGTGTTCGATCCGACCTGGTTCACCGGTTCGCGGGAACAACTCATCGAGAAACTGGAGGCGCGGCTCGAATACAAACGCTCCGCCCGCAAACTGCAGCGCGCCATCCAAGCGTACATTGACGTGCTCCAACTCGGCGCCGAGATTCGTTTCGAGGACCTGACGGTGGAACTCATCGTGTCGTTTCTGAACCGATCCATCCCTATCATCACCGGGCTGAGTTCGACGTTTCTGTACCGGTGCGCGCGCGAGATGCCGGACGGCGATTACGACGACGTGCGGGGGCATTCGCAGGGGCATTTCGTAGTGCTGTGCGGCTACGATCGAAAGAAGAACGAGGTGCTGGTCGCCGATCCGCTCGAACCGAACCCGATGGGGACGGAGCGCACGTACAGTATCGACGCCGATCGCGTCATCAACTCGATTCTGCTCGGCGTGCTCACGTACGACGCAAACCTGCTTGCCATCGAACCCAAGAAGAAGCGTGGACGCTGATTCATGTCGGTACTCATAGTGGTCAACCGGCCGCAGAACTGGCCGCTCGATATCAAGGTCGGCGAAGTCGTCGCCGCGCGCGATTATCTGACCAATCCGAAGTTTTACCGCCTGCGCGGCGCGCGCGTGTTCAACCTGTGCCGGTCGTACCGCTATCAGAGCACGGGATACTACGTGTCGCTGCTGGCGACGGCGCGCGGGCACAAACCGCTGCCGAGCATCGAAACGATCCAGGACATGAAATCCGCGGCGATCATCCGCCTTGCATCCGACGAACTGGAGGAACTGATTCAGTCGAGTTTGAAGCCGATTCATTCGCGCGAGTTTACGTTGAGCATCTACTTCGGCCGCAACATGGCCAAGCGCTACGACAAATTGTGCGGGTACGTTTTCCGCCACTTCCAGTCGCCCTTTATGCGCGCGAAGTTTGTGCTTGATGACGAAGACGGCTGGCAGCTCTCCAGCCTTCGCACGATTTCCGCCAATGAAATCCCCGAGGACCATCACGATTTCGTCGTCGAGGTGACCCAGGACTATTTCGAGAACTCCCGCGTCATCGCGCCTTGGCGATCGGCCGCGCGCTACGACATCGCGATTCTTCACAATCCGGCCGAGCTTGACCCGCCGTCGAACGAGCGCGCGCTGGAGAAATTCGTCAAGGCCGCGAAACGACTCGATATGGACGCGGAACTGGTCGAGAAGGAAGACTACGGGACGCTGCCGCAGTTCGACGGACTGTTCATTCGCGAGACGACGAGTGTAGACCATCACACGTACCGCTGGTCGCGGCGCGCGCACGCGGAGGGCCTCGTCGTCATCGACGATCCGGACTCGATCGTGAAGTGCGGCAATAAGGTCTACCTCGCCGAACTTATGGATCTGCACCACGTACGCGTGCCGAAGACGCTGATTGCGCACAAGGGAAATCAGGAGGAGGTGCTCACGGAAATCGGCCTGCCGTGCATACTCAAGCAACCGGACAGCTCCTTTTCCCAGGGCGTCCACAAGGCCACGACCGAAGAGCAGCTTCACGAGATACTGGAGAGCCTTCTCGACGAATCCGACCTGGTCATCGCGCAGGAATTTCTGCCGACGGACTATGACTGGCGCATCGGCGTGCTGGACGGCAAAGCCCTCTACGCGTGCCGCTATCACATGGCGGAGAAGCACTGGCAAATCCAGCGCCGCGACGACAAAGGGAAGACGCATTACGGCAAGGTCGACACGTTGCCCATCGAGGACGCGCCGGACCACGTCGTGCATACGGCGCTGCGCGCGAGCAAGTTGATCGGCAACGGATTCTACGGCGTCGACCTGAAACAAAGCGGGAGGCGCACGTACGTCATCGAGGTCAACGACAACCCCAGCATCGAGGCGGGATTCGAGGACCGTGTCCTCAAGGACGATCTCTACCTGCGCGTCATGGAGGTGTTTCTCGCGCGCATCGAGGCGCAGAAGGAAGCGCGCGAAGACAAATGACGCATCCGCCGTCCTTCCATTTGTTCGAGCGCTACGGCGTCGAACTCGAGTACATGATCGTCGATGCCGAAACGCTCGACGTGAAACCAATTACGGACGAAGTGCTGAAAGCCGTAGCGGGGCGGTACACGAACGAGGTCGAGCGCGGCGCGGTGACGTGGTCCAACGAACTGGTCCTGCACGTCATTGAACTGAAATCGACGGTTCCGCTGGAATCGATTGACGGCGTGTTTCGCGACTACCAGGACAATGTCCGCGACATCAACGCGCTGCTCGCGCCGAGGGGCGCGCGGCTCATGCCCACGGCGATGCATCCGTGGATGGACCCGTTCACGAATACGCGTCTGTGGCCGCACGACAACAATGAGATTTACGACGCGTTCAACAAGGTTTTCGACTGCCGCGGACACGGGTGGTCAAACCTGCAGAGCGTGCATTTGAACCTGCCTTTCGCGAATGACGACGAATTCGCGCGGTTGCACGCGGCAATCCGGTTTCTCATGCCGATCATGCCCGCGCTCGCGGCGAGCTCGCCGATCATCGAGCTGCGCGCGACGGGCCTGCTCGACAACCGGATGGACGTATACCAGACGAACTGCAAGCGCATCCCGGCCGTCACGGGACTCGTAATTCCCGAGCCGGTGTATTCGCCGGAGGAGTACGAGCGCGAAATCCTGCAGCAGATGTACGGGGAGATTGCGCCGTTCGACCCGGACGGCATCCTGCAGGACGAGTGGCTCAACGCGCGCGGGGCGATCGCGCGATTCGAACGGAACACGATCGAGGTGCGCGTGCTCGATGTTCAGGAGTGTCCCGCCGCCGATCTCGCGGTTGTGTGCGCATTGACGGGGGTGTTGCGGGGGTTGTGCGAGGAGAAGTGGGTCGCGTTCGAGGACCAGAAGCGCTGGCCGACCGAAGCGCTGCACGAGATGCTGGTCGGTGTGATTCGCGGCGGCGAACGCGCGCCGATTGCGAGCCCAGATTACGGCAGGGTCTTTGGCGTGGGCGCCGGCGCGACGGTGGGCGATCTGTGGCGCACGCTGGCGGACGATTCGGCGGCGTATCGGAAAGGTATCGCGCCGGACGATTTGTCGCGCATCGGTGTCGCGCGTGTGTATGGGAGGTTGTGCGAGTGCCTCGAGCAGGGGGCGATGTTTTTGTAGGGGTGACGCGGAATTGGCTGCGCCAAAGCAGAGCTTTTCAAGAGCGCATTCCCAACTGGAAAGTTGGGAACAAGAATAAAAAATCCGGGAACGAGAAGATCGATTACGATTACGAGCACGATTACGAGCACGAGCACGATAAAGAGTGCGTGCACGGGAGATAAGTCCAATTTGAACTGATCTACTTTGGATGGCGCGGGGACAGGGAGCGGATTTCGTCTACGCTTTGCCGGGCTTCGGCGAGGGCGCTGCGTTCCGGGATGAAGGCGTAACCGCCGGTGAGCAGGGCGGTGCGGAGCGCGCGGGTTGCGCTGCGGCGCGCGGACCACGCGAAGAGGCGCGCACAGAGCGACATCGCGAACAGTTCGATTCCCAGAATGATGGCGAGCACGGCGCCGGCGTGGACGAAGTAATTGGCCGGCAACGTAACGCCGGTGAAGTAGTCGTTGACGATTCGGTAGCCGGCATAGACCAAGAAGGCGATCGGTGGCGAATCCGCGAGCAAGGTCATCGGCCAACTGGCGAGCAGTCGCGCGCGGCTGACGATGCGATCGCGCGCGGGGCCTCGAAGCAACTCCGCGAGGCGCGTTTGAACGCCATCCACGAAACGCGTGAAGCCCGATTCGTCATGCGGCAGGTCAAAGCCCACCTGCGCGAAGGCGAGCGCGACGTGGCTGTGATGGTTCGCGTAGGCCGCGCGGATCGCGTCGCTGGCAATGTCGATTTCCTCGGCGAACAGCGGCTGCTCGGTCAACAGCGCCGCCGCCTGTTTGCCGGTGGTGAAGCGAGCGCCCCAGGAGAACCATTTCGCGGCGCGCGCGGGTAGCGTGCGGACGGCTTCGAGGATGCGGTAGAGCGTGCCGACGATGCCCTTCGCGCGCAGGCCGACTTCGCGGCCCAATGCGAAGTTCCACAAATGCGGCTCCGCGAAGATTCGTCCGCTCAGGTTGTCGCACACTTCGCGTGCGACCGATTTATCGCGCTCGTCCAGAACCTCTGCAAGCTCGTCGAGTTCCGCGGAGCGCATCGCCACGCGTTCGGTCAGGGATTCGAGCGTTTTGGACAGCAGGCCATACGCGTTGGACCGTTTGATGCGCCGCGCCTGTTCGACGTTCAGCTCGT from the Candidatus Hydrogenedentota bacterium genome contains:
- a CDS encoding Gfo/Idh/MocA family oxidoreductase, coding for MSKKQDVTRRDFIRGAAKAAAGVTAGAAAAQTAQASPEVFKRILPQTIIGANEKIRTGHIGVGGMGTRNLQIVMNRDAQDIQPIMVCDLFPTYTKRAVQLVSKGVGKGGFDPPTETAKFEEVIANKDVDAVVVVTPDHWHTIPTLMAIDAGKDVYCEKPLCATIEEAIAVRDKVKNSKQVYQSGTIQRSGKYFQEAVEMIKSGYIGKVGRVECWNHDESTIEGIGNPTDPKPEWLDWDRYIGWTPKVEYNKNRYIYNFRWFTDYSGGKITDWGTHLLDIAIWAMGQDKQPKNVTASSGNLILADNRTTPDTLDVFWEFDDYILSFSNRAWSPDWWYDQVGEKKVPSPGHGIFFHGTLGTMRVDRLGYAVYPFGANSKLGKAEPKSVRDALEGDMNVAHWQNFADCVRSRQSPICNIDVAFQTAVICLTGKCAYLANQKLQWDANALKFAGKDADAVKVANEWAYRPYQNGWSLKAPYMA
- a CDS encoding DUF1080 domain-containing protein, yielding MLKVTFGIAVALIVSLAAFAETPAPAEATGKMSAEEQADGFKPLFNGKDLDGWWIRGTNKDAYQVKDGNLLVTGAEGGDWIFTNDEYGDFVLRYEYRCVSGEGNSGVCIRAPKEGNPAFAGIEIQVLRPGWEVPYQRSGSLYHTVAPTVEADKKFGEWNSVEVYANGANIRTTMNGTVIYDVQITDFTKEKLEKEAVPDDWRKPLDDRPLKGYIGLQDHSDSVEFRNMRVKSLDKGTVKDKKKD
- a CDS encoding twin-arginine translocation signal domain-containing protein, which translates into the protein MLHRVQRETSRLSRRAFLGAAAIGSAAIGVGARAAIPTERRWAAVRGVVASGIIGSVRVASAIVPLDGDAGLHDAQREWHGKQLPAAVAECLDGLFGALALQRPAAMNTAAYAGTFSITCVTEDGRRVAIAGVASSPFSMTVRGTAGSLRTSNRRIQIESQGRWREVRF
- a CDS encoding RimK family protein translates to MSVLIVVNRPQNWPLDIKVGEVVAARDYLTNPKFYRLRGARVFNLCRSYRYQSTGYYVSLLATARGHKPLPSIETIQDMKSAAIIRLASDELEELIQSSLKPIHSREFTLSIYFGRNMAKRYDKLCGYVFRHFQSPFMRAKFVLDDEDGWQLSSLRTISANEIPEDHHDFVVEVTQDYFENSRVIAPWRSAARYDIAILHNPAELDPPSNERALEKFVKAAKRLDMDAELVEKEDYGTLPQFDGLFIRETTSVDHHTYRWSRRAHAEGLVVIDDPDSIVKCGNKVYLAELMDLHHVRVPKTLIAHKGNQEEVLTEIGLPCILKQPDSSFSQGVHKATTEEQLHEILESLLDESDLVIAQEFLPTDYDWRIGVLDGKALYACRYHMAEKHWQIQRRDDKGKTHYGKVDTLPIEDAPDHVVHTALRASKLIGNGFYGVDLKQSGRRTYVIEVNDNPSIEAGFEDRVLKDDLYLRVMEVFLARIEAQKEAREDK
- a CDS encoding glutamate--cysteine ligase codes for the protein MTHPPSFHLFERYGVELEYMIVDAETLDVKPITDEVLKAVAGRYTNEVERGAVTWSNELVLHVIELKSTVPLESIDGVFRDYQDNVRDINALLAPRGARLMPTAMHPWMDPFTNTRLWPHDNNEIYDAFNKVFDCRGHGWSNLQSVHLNLPFANDDEFARLHAAIRFLMPIMPALAASSPIIELRATGLLDNRMDVYQTNCKRIPAVTGLVIPEPVYSPEEYEREILQQMYGEIAPFDPDGILQDEWLNARGAIARFERNTIEVRVLDVQECPAADLAVVCALTGVLRGLCEEKWVAFEDQKRWPTEALHEMLVGVIRGGERAPIASPDYGRVFGVGAGATVGDLWRTLADDSAAYRKGIAPDDLSRIGVARVYGRLCECLEQGAMFL
- a CDS encoding 50S ribosome-binding GTPase; the encoded protein is MNSVLSRLDTLAAYAGPWRPLRDETPLLRTRISELREREERLDGMLVVALVGGSGVGKSTLLNALAGDQLAPTSEYRPCTSAPTVYQPPGSSFGLDGWTRIYGSALEHLIVIDTPDSDTVVRHHRDSVIAALKQADVVLVCGSPEKYLDEATWSLLRPLQGERTMVCVETKADIETESIREHWLGRMRDQGFAVSQFFRVSPRRTLDRKLTGRGAAESEFDFPRLESFLHDELNVEQARRIKRSNAYGLLSKTLESLTERVAMRSAELDELAEVLDERDKSVAREVCDNLSGRIFAEPHLWNFALGREVGLRAKGIVGTLYRILEAVRTLPARAAKWFSWGARFTTGKQAAALLTEQPLFAEEIDIASDAIRAAYANHHSHVALAFAQVGFDLPHDESGFTRFVDGVQTRLAELLRGPARDRIVSRARLLASWPMTLLADSPPIAFLVYAGYRIVNDYFTGVTLPANYFVHAGAVLAIILGIELFAMSLCARLFAWSARRSATRALRTALLTGGYAFIPERSALAEARQSVDEIRSLSPRHPK